Proteins encoded in a region of the Paenibacillus pedocola genome:
- a CDS encoding alpha/beta hydrolase, whose product MKLLKKLISRRRVLLSLAVLLVIAGLLLWRYLTPYTPAENAESALISAGGVTVEQNDNWISFEPSVISGTAVIFYPGALVEAEAYAPLAHKIAAAGHPFYIAKMPLNLAVIKGDAADEMIRVHPQQSFVLGGHSLGGVMASRYAAEHADQLEGVFFLASYPDEKGSLKDTTLSVLSVLGTEDKVVDRDNYSEGRAYLPGNTVYYSVTGGNHAQFGSYGPQKGDGEATITEEEQQNRTARAMLDWLGNLR is encoded by the coding sequence GTGAAACTATTGAAGAAATTAATATCCAGACGAAGAGTCCTCCTTTCACTTGCAGTGCTTCTGGTTATAGCAGGACTGCTGCTGTGGAGATATTTGACCCCGTATACCCCGGCTGAGAATGCCGAGTCTGCGCTGATCTCCGCAGGAGGAGTTACAGTAGAACAGAATGATAACTGGATTTCGTTTGAACCATCGGTAATATCGGGTACGGCAGTGATTTTCTATCCCGGCGCACTGGTTGAGGCCGAGGCTTATGCGCCACTGGCCCACAAAATCGCTGCCGCAGGGCATCCGTTTTACATAGCCAAAATGCCGCTCAATCTGGCGGTCATTAAGGGAGATGCCGCGGATGAAATGATCCGTGTGCATCCGCAGCAGTCCTTTGTGCTGGGCGGCCATTCTCTGGGCGGCGTAATGGCGTCGCGTTATGCTGCCGAGCATGCGGACCAGCTGGAAGGTGTGTTTTTCCTGGCCTCCTATCCGGATGAGAAGGGCAGCCTGAAAGATACTACACTGTCGGTCCTATCCGTGCTTGGAACGGAGGATAAGGTAGTCGACAGAGACAATTACAGTGAGGGCCGCGCTTATTTGCCGGGCAATACGGTATATTACTCCGTCACCGGCGGCAACCACGCCCAGTTCGGAAGCTACGGTCCCCAGAAGGGTGACGGGGAAGCGACGATTACCGAAGAAGAGCAGCAGAACCGCACAGCGCGGGCGATGCTGGACTGGCTGGGCAATCTTCGTTAG